From Candidatus Edwardsbacteria bacterium, the proteins below share one genomic window:
- the glyS gene encoding glycine--tRNA ligase has protein sequence MPRPDNAFEKIVSLSKRRGIIFQSSEIYGGLGSTWDYGPLGVELKNNVKKAWWKSVVYSRDDMEGLDAAIIMNRLVWQYSGHEKTFVDPLVDCKKCRKRFRADHVKGDKCPECGGELTEPRDFNGMFKTYVGPVHDESGLAYLRPETAQGIFANFLNVLQSMRRKLPFGIAQIGKAFRNEITPGNFIFRTREFEQMEIEYFCKPPQYLQPGEKTDDQLHQEWVEARYNWYINLGLSPERLKKRPQAKEELAHYAKACVDLEYLFPGSLGWSELEGVANRQDYDLTAHSNNVPEEDLARLKLNKNEHSTEKMEYFDEAYTDPATGKKGAKYIPYVIEPSAGADRATLAFLCEAYNEEQLSQPSDESLAPLKEAAAAALKSIGKKIAEALKKPGQDGPTLEQLQAIERSLQGSMEKLPDSLLEIDAACSLPGADRIELLKKVRLTVGKLCDEHTRTVLKLHPELAPIKVAVLPLKKNEPGIVVTAKNIKALLQPTLRTIYDDTAGIGKLYRRQDEIGTPFCVTVDFQTLQDQTVTLRDRDSMGQERHKIEELAGVIQGKIAGWRV, from the coding sequence GTGCCCAGACCAGACAATGCCTTTGAAAAGATAGTCTCCCTGTCCAAGCGGCGGGGGATCATATTCCAATCCTCCGAGATCTACGGCGGGCTGGGCTCCACCTGGGATTACGGCCCGCTGGGGGTGGAGCTCAAGAACAACGTCAAAAAGGCCTGGTGGAAAAGCGTGGTCTACAGCCGGGATGACATGGAGGGCCTGGACGCCGCCATCATCATGAACCGCCTGGTGTGGCAGTATTCCGGGCACGAGAAGACCTTTGTGGACCCGCTGGTGGACTGCAAGAAATGCCGTAAAAGATTCCGGGCCGACCATGTCAAGGGGGATAAATGCCCGGAGTGCGGTGGCGAGCTGACCGAGCCCCGCGATTTCAACGGGATGTTCAAGACCTACGTCGGCCCGGTCCATGACGAGAGCGGCCTGGCCTACCTGCGGCCCGAGACCGCCCAGGGCATCTTCGCCAATTTTCTCAATGTCCTGCAGTCCATGCGGCGCAAACTGCCCTTCGGCATCGCCCAGATCGGCAAGGCCTTCCGCAACGAGATCACCCCGGGCAATTTCATCTTCCGGACCCGGGAGTTCGAGCAGATGGAGATAGAATATTTCTGCAAGCCGCCGCAATACCTCCAGCCCGGCGAGAAGACCGACGACCAGCTGCACCAGGAATGGGTGGAGGCCCGTTATAACTGGTATATCAACCTGGGCCTGAGCCCCGAGCGCTTAAAGAAACGCCCCCAGGCCAAGGAGGAACTGGCCCATTACGCCAAGGCCTGCGTGGACCTGGAATATCTGTTTCCCGGCTCACTGGGCTGGAGCGAGCTGGAAGGGGTGGCCAACCGCCAGGATTACGACCTGACGGCCCACAGCAACAATGTTCCAGAAGAAGATTTGGCTCGGCTCAAACTCAACAAGAACGAACATTCCACCGAAAAGATGGAATATTTCGACGAGGCCTACACCGATCCTGCCACCGGCAAGAAGGGGGCCAAATATATTCCCTATGTCATCGAACCATCGGCCGGGGCCGACCGGGCCACCCTGGCCTTTTTATGCGAGGCTTATAATGAAGAGCAGCTCAGCCAGCCATCAGATGAGTCACTGGCCCCGCTGAAGGAGGCCGCGGCCGCGGCCCTGAAGAGCATCGGCAAGAAGATAGCCGAGGCCCTAAAAAAGCCCGGTCAGGACGGCCCCACCCTGGAGCAGTTGCAGGCCATAGAAAGATCACTTCAGGGTTCGATGGAAAAACTGCCGGACTCCTTGCTGGAGATCGATGCCGCCTGTAGTCTGCCGGGAGCCGACCGGATCGAACTGCTTAAAAAGGTCCGCTTGACGGTGGGCAAACTTTGCGATGAGCATACCCGTACCGTCCTGAAGCTGCACCCCGAATTGGCTCCCATCAAGGTGGCCGTTCTGCCGCTCAAGAAGAACGAGCCGGGCATCGTGGTGACAGCCAAGAACATCAAGGCCCTGCTTCAGCCCACCCTGCGCACGATCTACGACGACACCGCCGGGATAGGCAAGCTCTACCGCCGCCAGGACGAGATCGGCACCCCGTTTTGCGTCACGGTGGACTTCCAGACCCTGCAGGACCAGACAGTGACCTTAAGGGACCGGGACAGCATGGGGCAGGAGCGGCATAAGATCGAGGAATTGGCCGGTGTAATCCAGGGCAAGATTGCCGGGTGGAGAGTTTAA